The proteins below come from a single Egibacteraceae bacterium genomic window:
- a CDS encoding TetR/AcrR family transcriptional regulator, producing MVEGTIDGDDRTARARIRDAAITRFAEDGVAGTSVRAIAGQAGVSAALVIHHFGSKEALRAACDEHVAATIRERKQTAMAAGPGLDPGRSGRWSCTSTCTGCSGPT from the coding sequence GTGGTGGAGGGCACCATCGACGGTGACGACCGCACCGCCCGGGCCCGGATTCGCGACGCCGCCATCACCCGCTTCGCCGAGGACGGGGTGGCGGGCACCAGCGTGCGCGCGATCGCTGGCCAGGCGGGTGTCTCGGCGGCGCTGGTCATCCATCACTTCGGGTCCAAGGAGGCGCTGCGCGCGGCCTGCGACGAGCACGTGGCGGCCACCATCCGCGAGCGCAAGCAGACGGCGATGGCCGCCGGCCCCGGGCTCGACCCTGGACGCTCGGGGCGCTGGTCCTGCACGAGCACGTGCACCGGCTGCTCGGGGCCGACCTGA
- a CDS encoding ABC transporter permease subunit, translating into MAADALPVTTGVLRDTRRSLLLWGIAVAAVTAIYVGFWPAMGEGADIESFIENMPEGLVQALGYDQIATPAGYLRSTVYGLLAPVLLLVFAIGAGARLVAGQEEDGTLELELTAPIARGALLTGRLLALWASATVLVAIVTLTALALVSAIDMDVAAGNIVAASTALWLLVLGFGTLALAVGAATGRRTVGLGVAAGAAVVAFMLDAIGPAVGADWMTAVSPFSWYLDPNPLADGFQPRGLALLAAIPVLAGVLGLVRFRGRDLMV; encoded by the coding sequence ATGGCCGCTGACGCCCTGCCCGTCACCACCGGCGTCCTGCGCGACACGCGCCGGTCCCTGCTGCTGTGGGGGATCGCCGTCGCGGCCGTGACCGCCATCTACGTGGGCTTCTGGCCCGCGATGGGCGAGGGCGCCGACATCGAGAGCTTCATCGAGAACATGCCGGAGGGGTTGGTGCAGGCCCTCGGGTACGACCAGATCGCCACCCCCGCGGGGTACCTGCGCTCGACGGTCTACGGCCTGCTCGCCCCGGTGCTGCTGCTGGTGTTCGCCATCGGTGCGGGCGCCCGCCTCGTCGCCGGCCAGGAGGAGGACGGCACCCTGGAGCTGGAGCTGACCGCGCCGATCGCGCGGGGTGCGCTGCTCACCGGACGGCTGCTGGCGCTCTGGGCGAGCGCGACCGTGTTGGTGGCGATCGTCACCCTGACGGCGCTGGCGCTCGTGTCGGCCATCGACATGGACGTCGCCGCGGGCAACATCGTCGCCGCCAGCACCGCCCTGTGGCTGCTCGTGCTGGGCTTCGGCACGCTGGCCCTGGCCGTCGGCGCCGCGACCGGACGGCGGACCGTCGGCCTGGGGGTGGCCGCGGGTGCCGCGGTGGTGGCCTTCATGCTCGACGCGATCGGCCCGGCCGTCGGCGCCGACTGGATGACCGCCGTGTCGCCGTTCTCCTGGTACCTGGACCCCAACCCGCTGGCCGACGGGTTCCAGCCGCGTGGCCTGGCCCTGCTGGCGGCGATACCGGTGCTCGCCGGCG
- a CDS encoding ABC transporter ATP-binding protein yields the protein MTDVVIRTEGLVKDYGDVRALAGVDLEVRHGEVFGFLGPNGAGKSTTIRVLLDLLRPTAGRAEVFGVTPQAGGPSLRVRIGYLPGELTMSGRTTAGQLLAHLARLRGGAGADGVGPLAERFGLDLDRPIRGLSKGNKQKIGVVQAFMHRPDLLVLDEPTSGLDPLLQREFLDLVVEARDRGATVFMSSHVLSEVEEIAGRVAIIRAGRIVDVDDVRTLRHRAGQLVELRFGEPVDPRRFTGLDHVEDVDVQWWSEDGVDGSTLRCLLRGEPDALLKAAAGYRVLRWSAADREFDDLFLDFYRVPVDELADEDVPADGR from the coding sequence GTGACCGACGTCGTGATCCGCACGGAGGGCCTGGTCAAGGACTACGGGGACGTCCGGGCGCTGGCCGGGGTCGACCTGGAGGTCCGCCACGGCGAGGTGTTCGGCTTCCTCGGCCCAAACGGCGCCGGCAAGTCGACCACCATCCGGGTGCTGCTCGACCTGCTGCGGCCTACGGCCGGGCGCGCCGAGGTGTTCGGCGTCACCCCCCAGGCCGGGGGACCGTCGCTGCGCGTGCGCATCGGCTACCTGCCGGGCGAGCTGACCATGTCCGGCCGCACGACCGCGGGCCAGCTACTCGCCCACCTCGCTCGCCTGCGCGGCGGTGCCGGGGCCGACGGGGTCGGCCCCCTGGCCGAGCGCTTCGGCCTGGACCTCGACCGCCCGATCCGTGGCCTGTCCAAGGGCAACAAGCAGAAGATCGGGGTCGTCCAGGCGTTCATGCACCGCCCCGACCTGCTGGTCCTCGACGAGCCGACCAGCGGCCTCGACCCCCTCCTGCAGCGCGAGTTTCTCGACCTGGTCGTGGAGGCCCGCGACCGCGGGGCGACGGTGTTCATGTCCTCCCACGTGCTGAGCGAGGTCGAGGAGATCGCCGGGCGCGTGGCGATCATCCGCGCCGGGCGCATCGTCGACGTCGACGACGTGCGCACCCTGCGCCACCGGGCCGGCCAGCTGGTCGAGCTGCGCTTCGGCGAACCCGTGGACCCCCGGCGGTTCACGGGCCTTGACCACGTCGAGGACGTCGATGTGCAGTGGTGGTCCGAGGACGGCGTCGACGGCTCGACCCTGCGCTGCCTGCTGCGCGGCGAGCCGGACGCCCTGCTGAAGGCCGCCGCCGGCTACCGGGTGCTGCGCTGGTCGGCCGCCGACCGTGAGTTCGACGACCTGTTCCTGGACTTCTACCGCGTCCCGGTCGACGAGCTCGCCGACGAGGACGTGCCCGCCGATGGCCGCTGA